GAGAAGATCGACTATGAGTTTGGGCTAAAAGCTCACAGCGATGGCGACGTGGCGCTTCATGCGCTAACTGACGCTATCTTGGGAGCTGCTGGGCTTGGCGATATAGGTGAGCTTTTTCCTGATACGGATGCTAAATTTAAAGATATTAGCTCCATTTACTTGCTTGAGGAAGCTTACAAAAGGGTGCAAAGTGTGGGCTTTGTGCTAACAAACGCTGATATCACGATAATGGCACAAAAACCAAAAATTTCAAAACTAAAGTCAAAAATGGAGGCAAACATAGCAAAAGCTCTAAAATTAAGCCAGAGCCGCATAAATGTAAAAGCGACGACTACTGAAGGGCTTGGCTTTGTTGGCAGATGCGAAGGGATCGCCGTAATGGCAAGTGCAAGCCTTAAATTTTACAACTGGAAGCAAATATGAAAATTTTAATAGTAGAAAATGAAATTTACCTAGCTGGCTCGATGGCTAGTAAACTAGCTGACTTTGGCTACGATTGCGAGATCGCTAAAAGCGTAAAAGAAGCATTGAAGTTTGAAAATTTTGATGTAGTGTTACTTTCTACCACACTTCCAGGGCAGGATTTTTACCCTGTTATCGAAAAATTTAAAAGCTCTATCATCATTTTATTAATCGCTTATATCAATAGCGACACTGTGCTAAAACCGATTCAGGCAGGTGCGGTTGATTACATCCAAAAGCCATTTATGATAGAAGAGCTAGTTAGAAAGATAAAGCATTTTGAGGAATTTAGAAATTTCAAAAACGAGATCAAAAACTATGAAAGCTACGTAAATTACGCTTTAAAAGAGTACGAAATTTCTAGCTTTGAAGCAAAAAAGATAAAATTTCCACTGCTTTTAAAATCAAGCAAAAGCGGATACAGCGATAAATTTATATTTAGCTACGTAAAAGCTTGCAAATTACCATTTTTATTTTTAGGCAAAGCCTGTTTCTCTGAGCTTGAAAAGGCACTAGCCAAAAATGGTGACGAGCTAATCTATATGACAAATTTAGAGGAGCTAAAACAAGAAGAAAAAGAGAGAATTTTAGAAATTTGCAAAAAGAAAAAGGTCGCGATATCAACTAGTGATTTTGCACAAAAAGCACCATTTGACGAGCTTGAACTTTCAGGACGCGATAAAAATTTCAATATCGATGAGATCGTTACGATCGATGAATACATAAAATACATAATCGTTAATTATCAAGATAAATTCCCTGATACAGAACTTAGCAAAAAGCTTGGAATTTCTAGAAAATCACTTTGGGAAAAGAGAAAGAAATATGACGTCAGCAAGAAAAAATAGTGAAATTTCAATCAATACCGAAGTTTTTGGTGCTTTGGAGCTAATAAAAAATAAAATTCTCTCAGATTACGACTCGCTTATGGATGATGAACAGATAAAAGAGGTGAGCAAAAAAGGCTATTTTAATGGCGAGCCGATGCCGTATTCTTTTGGATTTGCTCCATTTGGCGAGCTAAATCAAAATATTGCTAGCAAGCTTACTCCTGGGCAAAGGGTAAATCTAAGTCTTGATGATAAGATCGTTGGACACATCAATGTTGCTAAGGTCTTTAAATTTGACGAGAGCATGAGGGCTAAAAATATATTTTTAGCAAATGAAGCCAGCAATGATAAAGAGCTAAATTTAGGCAAATACGGCATTAGTGGCGAATTTGAGCTTTATGATGAAAGTATGCAAATAAGCAAAAATGCACTAAATGATCTAATTAAAGAAGATGGTGCTAAAAAGATAACGGCGGTCTTTTTAACGGCTGATCCATTCAATAGAGCTCACGAGCGCCTTGTTAGAATGACTATTGACAAGGCTGATTTAGTAATCATTTTTTTAATACGAACACGCGAAGAAAAACACGTTGATTACGAGATTAGAAAGCAAGTGCTGGATTATTTTATACAAAATTATTTGCCGACAAAAAAGGTCTTTGTATTTGCTTTAAAAAACACAACCCTTTTTAGCTCACATGCAAATCCTACACTTGAGTGCATCGCTGCTTCAAGATTTGGGGCAAATAAGCTAGTAATCGGGCAAAACCACTCAGGGATTGGAATGTTTTTTGATCACAATGAAGCTCATACGATTCTTGATATTTATAAAAACGACCTAAATTTAGAGATAATCGTGCTGCCAGAGCTAGTTTATTGCAATAAATGCAAGACACTAGTTAGCACCAAAAGTTGCCCGCACGGACAACATCATCAGATCAAATATCATCCAGATGTTATCAAGGAGCTGCTATTTAACGGCATTATGCCACCAGCCATTCTTGTGAGGCCAGAAATTTCTGCACTAGTTTTAAGCAAACTCTTTATAAATCGCTTCAAAGACGTGCAAAAGCTTTGCGATGACCTTTTTGTAAATTCAGGACTACTTGAAAACAAAACTGACCGCGACTTTTACGAAGAGCTTATGAAGCTTTATCAAACGTCATCACTTACTTAAGGAAATTTATGCAAAAACTATTTTTAACTTTTTTTGGATTTGGACTTTTGCCAAAAGCGCCTGGTACTTGGGGCTCTATAGCTGGTGCTGTGGTAGCTTATTTTGTGCTTTATTTTTTATCATCAACCACGCTTTTTCTAGCTAGCATTTTGCTATTTTTGGTAAGCATCAGCGTTATTGATGATTTTGAAAAAAAGGTAAATTCGCACGACGAGAGCTTTATCGTGATCGACGAAGTTGCTGGCGTTTGGCTTGCTATTTCCATTAGCGGAGCTACGATTTCTCAGCTCATACTCTCGCTTGTACTTTTTAGAGTACTTGATATTAAAAAGCCTTCGATAATAGGCAGGATCGACCGCAATGTAAAAGGTGGCCTTGGCGTAATGGGCGATGATATGGTGGCTGGTTTTTTTGCTGGAATAATTAGCGCAATAATATACGGGGCTGCTATAAAATTTGGCATAACCTTGCCGTAAAAAGATAGATTTTTTTGGCAAAGTTATATAGGCTTAAATATCTTTTATATAAATTTTAAGCAAGTCCTAGCTCATTTAAAACAGAACTTAGATTAACCGAGCTACTACTCTTACTATTAAGATTTTTTTGCTTCTCTAGCAGAGCTTGATTAGCAAGTGCTACATTTAGCTCTTTGCGATAATCACTTAAAATTTTATCCATTATCTTAAGCAACTCATTTTTTTGATCCTGTGTTTTTGCGAGATCATCTATGCCTAGAAGTTCAGTTAACTCCTTTTTCTTTTGGGCTATTTTTTCTTCTATCTTGTTAGAATTTAGCTCACTTATAAAACCAACTGCGCCGATTTCAGTAAGTCTTTTTTTAAACTGTTCAATCTTATCTGAAATTTTTGCATCGCTTGCGATTTTATCCATAGCAAGGTTTAAAATTTCATCAAAACTATTTTTTTTATCTTTAGTTTTGCTTGAGCCTGATTGCAATAAATAATCGATTATGTCGTTATTTTGTACCTTCATATATCTCCTTTTACTGTATTGAGATATATTTCATAAGCAAGATTTATTCCTAAAAGTTAGTCTCTTTAGCTGTCTTTGCTTTTTGTAAGATAAAACTAGCAAACTCATCACTAAAATTTGGGCACCAAACAACCTTGTAGAAGCTAAAATTTAGCTCTTTTGCGATCTTTGCATACTCAATAACTAGCTCAAAAATGGTCTCAGAGTTATCTATACAAAAAGAGAGCGGATAGATAAGAGCCTTTTTACTCTTGCACTTTGCCAAAATTTCATTTAGTGATGGCTCTAGCCATTTTACAGGGCCAAGACGCGACTGGTAGGCTAAATTTATCTCTTTGAAGTTTAGTCCACTATCTTTTATCATTTTGCTTAGAATTTGCACATGCTCATTTATATGTTTTTCGTAGACATCGCCCTTATCGATAATTTTTTGAGGCAACGAATGAGCCGAAAAGATAAGCCCCATATCGCTTACATCTATATTATTTATGGCTTCATTTATGTGCGAGATTATGATTTTATTATAAATTTCATCATCATAAAATGGCCCACAAAGCAAAATTTTAGCCTTTATCTCTAGCTCATCTTTTGCTTTTTTAAAATCATCTAAACTC
The DNA window shown above is from Campylobacter concisus and carries:
- a CDS encoding response regulator, producing the protein MKVQNNDIIDYLLQSGSSKTKDKKNSFDEILNLAMDKIASDAKISDKIEQFKKRLTEIGAVGFISELNSNKIEEKIAQKKKELTELLGIDDLAKTQDQKNELLKIMDKILSDYRKELNVALANQALLEKQKNLNSKSSSSVNLSSVLNELGLA
- the hemH gene encoding ferrochelatase, whose translation is MKKALLLLNMGGANSLADVEIFLKNMFNDPYILGIKNKFLRKFVAFMITKGRLKTAKHNYKQIGGKSPICELTAKLCDRISSLQSEFDAVDFAMNYTSPFVKDVLKKYENFDEIVLLPLYPHHSQTTITSSLDDFKKAKDELEIKAKILLCGPFYDDEIYNKIIISHINEAINNIDVSDMGLIFSAHSLPQKIIDKGDVYEKHINEHVQILSKMIKDSGLNFKEINLAYQSRLGPVKWLEPSLNEILAKCKSKKALIYPLSFCIDNSETIFELVIEYAKIAKELNFSFYKVVWCPNFSDEFASFILQKAKTAKETNF
- a CDS encoding sulfate adenylyltransferase encodes the protein MTSARKNSEISINTEVFGALELIKNKILSDYDSLMDDEQIKEVSKKGYFNGEPMPYSFGFAPFGELNQNIASKLTPGQRVNLSLDDKIVGHINVAKVFKFDESMRAKNIFLANEASNDKELNLGKYGISGEFELYDESMQISKNALNDLIKEDGAKKITAVFLTADPFNRAHERLVRMTIDKADLVIIFLIRTREEKHVDYEIRKQVLDYFIQNYLPTKKVFVFALKNTTLFSSHANPTLECIAASRFGANKLVIGQNHSGIGMFFDHNEAHTILDIYKNDLNLEIIVLPELVYCNKCKTLVSTKSCPHGQHHQIKYHPDVIKELLFNGIMPPAILVRPEISALVLSKLFINRFKDVQKLCDDLFVNSGLLENKTDRDFYEELMKLYQTSSLT
- a CDS encoding phosphatidylglycerophosphatase A family protein, with amino-acid sequence MQKLFLTFFGFGLLPKAPGTWGSIAGAVVAYFVLYFLSSTTLFLASILLFLVSISVIDDFEKKVNSHDESFIVIDEVAGVWLAISISGATISQLILSLVLFRVLDIKKPSIIGRIDRNVKGGLGVMGDDMVAGFFAGIISAIIYGAAIKFGITLP
- a CDS encoding response regulator codes for the protein MKILIVENEIYLAGSMASKLADFGYDCEIAKSVKEALKFENFDVVLLSTTLPGQDFYPVIEKFKSSIIILLIAYINSDTVLKPIQAGAVDYIQKPFMIEELVRKIKHFEEFRNFKNEIKNYESYVNYALKEYEISSFEAKKIKFPLLLKSSKSGYSDKFIFSYVKACKLPFLFLGKACFSELEKALAKNGDELIYMTNLEELKQEEKERILEICKKKKVAISTSDFAQKAPFDELELSGRDKNFNIDEIVTIDEYIKYIIVNYQDKFPDTELSKKLGISRKSLWEKRKKYDVSKKK